The Thiovulum sp. ES genomic sequence TACCAAAACTATCTTCAACTTCTTTGTCTTTTTTATCTTCAAAAAGTGATTGGTCTCGATAATCTAAAAGAACTACTTCCTCTTCATCTTTTACAAGTGAAGTCGTGTATCGATTTTCATCTCCAAAATCTCGATTGAAAATCTCAAGCTCTTCACCATTTTTTCTTTTTGATGCAATACTTTTTCTATTTGCAGAACTACTTTTTCTAGCAGTCAATTCTTTTTTAGCATCTTCAGAGAGACGACCATAATTTCCAGAAATAGCCTCTTTTTTTAGAGGTCTAACTTTTTTAATAATTTTAAGTTTTTTCTGTTTTGGAGCACGAATTCTAGGTGTATCTTCTCTGTTTTCACCCTCTTTATGTCGTGGGTTTCTTCGTGGAGTTCTCTCTCTTCGTTGCTCTCTTTTTTCACCATCTTCTTTTTTATCAGAACTTTTTTCAGAATCCTCTTTTTCGTCTTCTTCTTTTCTAGGAGTAGTAGAGTTATTATTTCTTCTTCGTCTAGGCTGTTGTCTATCAGCATCACTTCTCTGATTTTCTCTTGGGTGTCTATTGTTTCCTCCAGACGACCTTTTTCTAGTCTCTTTTTTGACGGCATTAAAAACTTTTTCCGCCTGCTCTTCAGAGACAGTATCACTTGGTTTTTCTACATCGATGTTTATATCTTTAGCTTTTTCAATAACATCTTTTGGTCTAACACCAAGCTCTTTTGCAATTTCAGTTATTTTGATATTTGACATTAATTAGCAATCTCCTCGACTATTTTCAACAGAACCTCCCGATGTTCTTCTTTTTTACCACATAATTTTGCTACCTGTTTTAGGGGTTTAGTTCCCTTTAGACAATTTTCGCAAAGATAGAAACTTCTACCAGTGCTATTTTCAAACTTTAAAAGTTCGCGATTTTTACATTGGAATCTAAAAAGTTCTTCTTGATTTAACCTAACCCTGCAACTGATACACATTCTTATAGGTTGATGCATCCATTATACCTCTTTATGCAAATTTAAAAATTGCACTTCTTTAGTTGGTATGTAGTTATTGTAATTGTATCACAAGAAATAGTTTATTTAAATTTTTTAAAGTTTAAATATCGTCGGAAAGAAATCCAAAAAAAATTTTACCAATTGAAAAAAATAGAGTTTTTAAATTTGTTAAAATTCAGAAAAAAGGTTTATTGATGAAAAAGTTACTATTTTTTGTTCTATTGTTTGAGACTCTATTTGCGGGTGAAATTATTTGGGAAAAAGATTGGAATAAAGCACTAGAAAAAGCAAAAAACGAAAATCTACCAATCATGATGGTTGTTACTGGGGAACATTGCGGAGCTTGTGAGTGGTTTCATGAAGTTACTTTTCAAAAAGAGACAATTATCGATGAGGTCAGCAAAAATTTTGTAGCAACAACTTTTGACAAAAATTATTTACCGATTGAATATCGAGCAAAAGGAACTCCTTCAACTCTATTTTTTA encodes the following:
- a CDS encoding thioredoxin domain protein (PFAM: Protein of unknown function, DUF255) produces the protein MKKLLFFVLLFETLFAGEIIWEKDWNKALEKAKNENLPIMMVVTGEHCGACEWFHEVTFQKETIIDEVSKNFVATTFDKNYLPIEYRAKGTPSTLFFTPKGKKIRYVAYGALNYKKFLPILQTISGKFRKE